tttcagtacccataaatattaaaattgtctaacgcttgtgttgtcttcccgtcaaccatgaaaaaaaaagttttggtcacttttttcaacattattgttgcttttttcccaacatttttgtcgctttttcaaTTGTTGTgggtttttgatatttttacattttcagcgctttttTTGATGGCCTATTTTgtggccaaaaaaagaaaataactgaaaacgggtcaatttgacccaaggacaatatgagggttaAAATGTGCTCATAAAGAATTAGGCTAGTTCACAGCACAAAGGCCCCTGAAGACACCAATCTTTTATAGTGTAATGTTACTGTGATTCAAGTAAATGAGCTTCTTCCACGGCCGGTCTCACATTATCTTACAGTAGCTGTGTATGGTAACAGCGTTATTAAATcacattgtgttttataaaatagtTTAAGGTaatcttgtatttttattctgtaGGCATGTATGCTGCCATGCCCAGAGACATCCTTCTGGTTGTCGGGAATGAGATTATTGAGGCTCCTATGGCCTGGAGGGCTCGCTTCTTTGAATACCGAGCCTACAGGCCTTTGATCAAGGAGTACTTCAGAAACGGTGCCAAATGGACCACTGCTCCTAAACCCACTATGGCTGATGAGCTGTATGATCAGGTGAGGCCTATGTAGTGATATTAGGACAGCACATGTGATGATTAATTGCTAATGGTTAATCATGTTTGCGTGGCGTCTTTCAGGAATACCCCATCCGCACAGTGGAGGACAGACACAAGCTGGCAGCCGAGGGGAAGTTTGTGACCACAGAGCATGAGCCCTGCTTCGATGCTGCTGACTTCATTCGAGCTGGGAGGGACCTTTTTGTCCAGAGGAGTCAGGTAAGAAGGGTGTAAAATTTGTGAACATGTCTGCTATCTGATACAGAGGGTGACCTTTCTTAAAGCACCCCAAGTACAAATTCTGAAGGCTATAATTCTCATGTCTGTTGCTTAAAATTTCAGTGAGATGCAGAGTGTGTGTTGCATTGACAGACCTATCTACACAGTGCTGTGCCAGTGCTTTATTCCAGCAATGTACATCTATTAACCTAGACTAGGGGGAGAGCGATATGCAACATGAAGAATGAAAGATTAGATATAGCAAAGTTTTTCTACTGCTAAACTATAGATGACATAATGAGGTCTCTGTGTGCTTGTAAACATTAAccaattatttaaatcaaacaaaacacaccacaCAGATGCCTTTTACAGGGTCATAGTGCAGGGTCGGACACAGTATGGCACCCATGGCGCATCATGAGGGTTCAGGGCCTTTGGCTGAGATAGTGGCCAACCAAAGGCACATAGATGTTTTAGAAGTTGCATATTAATATACAGCATTGACAACACCCTGAAACCTCCtctactgtttttcttttttttgcaggttACAAATTACATGGGAATTGAGTGGATGCGCCGCCATCTGGCTCCAGACTACAAGGTCCACATCATCTCATTCAAGGACCCTAACCCCATGCACATTGATGCCACTTTTAACATCATTGGACCAGGACTGGTCCTGTCAAACCCTGATCGTCCATGTCGCCAGGTACAGTAGGACAGGAAAGGCTACTTTTCGGACTGACACTAACTTGATAAACACCATTGAGTACTCCATGTTCACTGCTGCCCTTTTTTGATCCTTTACCTCAGATTGATATGTTCCATAAGGCTGGTTGGACGATTGTAAAACCTCCGACACCTCTGATTCCTGATGGTGGGTACTAAAACTTGATCTTCTTTTACTTAATCAAAACATTTAGAATTTACTGAAAAAtaccctccctctccctttctatGTAGACCACCCACTGTGGATGTCTTCCAAATGGCTGTCCATGAATGTCCTGATGTTGGGTGAGAAGCGTGTTATGGTTGATGCCAATGAAGTCACCATTCAGAAAATGTTTGAGAACCTTGGTAAGTTTGTACATTAAAGTTAATCCACAGATTTTTTGATATTCCAATTCATAAAAGATCAGGAAAATACTCTGTATTTGAggcataaatgtgtttttgttgcaggtATCAAGACCATAAAGGTTAATATTCGCCATGCCAACTCTTTGGGTGGTGGCTTCCACTGCTGGACAACTGATGTCCGCCGCCGTGGTACCCTGGAGTCCTACTTCCACTAGCCTTGCCAGAAATAGGCAGTTTTTATTGAGCTTTAAAGATTAAAGCCTCAGACCGGAATCTTAGTTCCACTTTGAATATAGAATCTTTATTGACAGTAAATCATGTAGTATGTACACACTAATCACAAATGTACTTTTGGCCAATTTCTTAAAGTGTTAGCTTGTTTGGGTGTCACTTTCTGCAACACAAAGTTAAAGCAGTGAAAATTCAAATTGGTCAAACATGTACGAATCACACTAATACTACAGCAATCATATCATAATAGCACCAAAGTCAATTTCTGAAATGTATTGGTCTTTATGGTCTGTATGCatgatttgttttgacttgACATTGCTGGCCATCATCACAGTGCCTTTGCGAACAGCtttgttcaaatatttacagtatatgctcAAAAGCGACAAGTGAACATAACTTTACTTCAATAATCTCAATAATAACTGCATTTCTGGCCTTGCTATTACATACCCATACATCTAAAAGTCATAACTTTGAGGACAAGGTACAATTTGGTATGTGAAAGTCagacaagaaagagagaagctACCTCCTCGTGGAAACGTCGGACACCATAATTCTAGCTTtttccaaagtatttttttatttaaaggaatgTATAAAAGTTGTTAAGTATGTCATTATTAATCTATAAATTTGTTATCGCTAGtatattattttgtaaagattttAATTGATTGAACAGACACAgttctatttatatttttcatactCTTTATTGGATTTCCCAACAACTACTGTTTGAATATATTTACTTAAAAAGTATGCGGTCCATATCAGATATTGTATACCTTTTGCCTTTTCTCCTATTGCAAAACTGGGCCAGTTATATGCTAGTCATTCTCACTGAACTGATTGGCTGCTTTTGTGTGTAAAGCAAAAATGTTGTATGTTTTATGATTCCTTTGCTGAATATACAGTTGAATATAGGATGTTTAACTCTCAAGCCTGCcttgatatttattttgaaacaatgAATTCAAGGGAAACTATTGCTCAACAGAGGAATGCATGCAGTGTTTTGTATGATGCAacataattaaatgtaattaaaatagctgtcagtttctttttattgtatttgttacATTAACATATATGTGACTGTTGTTGGTGTGAAATACTATTGCATATCCTAACCGTTGAAGCTGGGATAGGCAGGGCTTTTGGCATTATTGGCCAAAAAATCCGTAATAATCCTTCACCAAATTGTAatcaagtggtctgagagatAACTAGGCTTCTGCCCCTCATCTTGGCTCGGATTTCATGCTTTACTAGCCCATGACGGTAGACTTTGGTCAATCACAGGTCAAATGTAGAGAGAgtgttcctattggctgttctacAAATAAATATGCACATGGTCGTCTGGTTGGAGACACTTCGGACTCAGAGAGGAGAGCTGCAGCAGGATGgctgtattttaaaattctgatgtttttttgatttttttgtcttttccagaAAACTACCTATACCCCAGCTTTAAATGGTGAGAGAAGTTGGCTTAAGGAGTTTTATCTGTAACAAACAATCATATTTTAGAAGCTGAGCATGTATTTTGGAGGAAactcaaatgaaatgaaaactaaCTTGTAGTTgtcaaatgtagtggagtagaaaatacattttgatcaGGAGACACTTTATTAATTGTACATGTGCAAAATAGGCTCCAtcgttaaaaatattttaaaaggcaGACCATATTGCCCCCGATGGAGCCTGGACGCTTAGGAACTTTGAGACCTAACATAGGATCTGACTGCAGGAAAGGAACTCAGGTTGCCGTGGTTGCCAATGCCCGGAGGTGCAAAGGGAGGAGGAGTGTTGCACATTTgcctgaaaagacagctgatagcaaggagagaagacatttaaagcagggtgtcatgctgtgattggatcaCGAATTTCTTGGCCAAGTCTGATTGGTTAACTGAAAAGTGAACGCCTCTTAACAGCTGAATAGTTTGAGGGAGAGATGGTGGTGATTGAAGTttatttagaagtcttcctgaaggaaCTTGCGCTGAGcttcatttctctctgaaatgtagtggagtagaaggaGAAAGTAGCACAAAATGCAATAATTTAATGACAACTACATCAAAATGGTACTAATGTACAGCAGTGGCGTAAATATACTTATAATACACATTTAGAATGTGAATTAGGTAGCTCATTGTGGGCCACACAGACGTATGAATGTGGTTTCTATTTACCTGGTCGATAAATGTCCCAGAGCGGGGTCACCATACTGTAATCCCCTCCATGTCTTTAACCTGGCTGATGTGTCAGTGGGAGAAAATTTGCATTAAATTATTGTGTAAACCACTAGAATTGCTAGTAGAAATTGTGACTTTACTGTAAAGATTGTAAATGATTAACagctttatttacttttgtttaagttgagatggcaaaaacacaaaaaagagataaaacaaaaatgtgtaggCTATCAATATAGTTATAAAATAAGgcagtgtctccaaacttacctcaattataacttgtctcctgctagttgtactacagcacttacttttattttttaacatatgtttctatctcttttcagtgttgtagttcTCATATGGTCGCGAACCACTCCTTGTAGTATCAACTCAGGaagtaaacacagctgaattagcacaactttcatgcatttctttcacatctacagcagtcaaatTTACTGTGTtaactcagaaggaatcactgcacatgggtaggcacttttgaTGTTGATCACTTGATGACGTTTATGTTTAGAGGCGAAAAACACGCttataacttgccctgtttacgcctgttgggtgctaactctagcagaggataacacggtgtaggcagcactgattggtttagtttttcttgctactgacagcactccaaatttacaaacaatagACCTActtgttgaaattgaccggaattgtcctttaactTTTGACCTATATTCATTCTCTGGGACATACCGGAGCTTGTTACATAGTGTAGTTCACTTCATGAGAAGTCTCAGTAGTTCAATGTTTAAAGCCTGCTCCAAGTTAtattgaatttgaaaaataatacatgTCAGAGCTAATTATACTGTGTAGGTGATACGAATACAGTCATCTGTTGTCTGATACCAGTTAAATGCAATCTGCTGCAATCTAGTGGTGTAAACAACACACGGCACTTTGATGATTATTTAACAATTACAAAGTAGTTATTAAATGACCCAAACAAAGACCTTGCTGTGTAATTAACGTGGCCATAACAGTGAATTCAGCTGCATCTAATGAAAAACTTAATTATGAATATTGTATGTGACAATCCAGCATATGAAATGGGTTTGCTCAGTGGGCAAGTCATTTAACAGATTTGCACTGAGAAAGCaaacaacgacaaaacacaacagcatcCTAAAGATAGACAGATTCCATAAATCTCCTGCCTAAAAAAATCTTCCaagtcacattttcaacatactccAAATTCTGACCCtcatctactactactactaccacatACATACTTTCTTTAGTCTCTTTATCTTGGACTTTAAAATGCTTCCATCTTCATGGTTAACTGTTATTTGATGTCTTTTCTCAGCACTGACCTTAcacattgtttagtttttttgtcacacataAAACCCTGAAGCTCTGAGAGCATCACTTAAAACGTAACATCTACTCAAGTGGGACCAAATGTGGACGCTTGAGAGAAATAAACAGCTCTGatttgcagtggtggaaagtaacaaagtacacaACTCAAATAGGCTATTattcttaaataaaatgttaaggtacttgtacttcattttatgctacttttaCATCTGAGCATACTCCTCTACACTTCCGAGGTTTACTTTTTACTTGTaactgtgctgtatttatatagcgcttttctagtcttacgACTAattaaagcgcttttacatcatacaggatacattcaccattcacacacattcatacactgtggccgaggcggccgtacaaggtgccacctgctcatcagataaacactcacacacattcacactctgatgcgATGGAGTTCAGTgttttgcccaaggacactacgacattggactgcagggccagggattgaacccccaaccttctgattggcagacaacccgctctaccactgagccacagccgcccctactTCACTATTTATTTGATAACTTTAGTAActtgttactttgcagattcagttAATAACACAAACcataatcaataaataagatTTCTTNNNNNNNNNNNNNNNNNNNNNNNNNNGTCCACATTCTAGCAGTACTATACAGCCTACTTTATCCATTACTGCTAGCTTGTGGATTTTTGTTAGAATTAGCTGGGTAATGTAAATAGTTATAAATCAATAATCAATACAAATATATTATTCTGATACTTATAGCACACTCCTCTACACTTTGGAGAGGAATATTGTAATGTTTCCtctactacatttatttggaaattCTGATAATCACATTAAGAATCACCTTGTGGATTGAAGGTGACTGTGTGTCAGTGGCAGCTTCGGTAGAAGCCACGTCGCTTCTCTTCACAGCTGCAGACACACCACATTTCCCCCTATAGTTCTACGCGGTCTTCTGCAGATGGATTGCTTGTTTGTACAGCTGCCTAATTGCACAATTCTGCTGCTGCCTCAAAAACTCCAAACGGAAGTTTGATTGGGATCTGGCAATGATTAGGCCTCAATGTCTGCAGGGAAACAGCAGTCATCTTCTCATATTCTCTTGACTATGGGTGACTTACTGTAATAGTCTTAATTAGGTCTGGAACAGTCCGCCACATGAGGATCAACATGTTCAAATCCTTGGTAGCTGAAGCTTTAGAGGGTATACTGTACTTACATTATATCAACAAAGGAGTCTCTGAGAAATATGCAGAAAGTTAGTTTTGTTAGCCCATCTTAGGGCCAAACAATGGTATGGGTAATATCAGATAtgagaaatagaagaaaaaattgaaatgtaacagcatcaaaagtacaaaaacagatCGCTAGAtcagaaactttaaaaaaacctATGATCCTTTATGcattatatataaaatgaattattacaaaacaaccaaaatattttttttattaataatgtattgtattaatattatttacactatttttaaatcaaagcagcagaggaCAATATTTGCTCACTTTAACCGGTATTGATCAAGCTCCAAAAACAGTGGGTAATAATAAATATAGCATTTTGTAATATCCTTTCTGTCTGGTATGGACATCTTTCAAACCCTATGCTCTCAGTTTTAAAGCTAAAgctttttattatgaattagTAGACCAAGGCTGCCTAATTGGGGGCCTGTGGGCCAAGTTTGGCCcatgctttatttgttttgaccCCGATAGCATTTGATATGCTCTTGCTTATTCTCTCCTTCTTTTGAAAGTGCTGTAAAGTCCTAACAGTAATGAATAAGAAACTTTGTTTTGTG
The Etheostoma cragini isolate CJK2018 chromosome 1, CSU_Ecrag_1.0, whole genome shotgun sequence genome window above contains:
- the gatm gene encoding glycine amidinotransferase, mitochondrial produces the protein MLRVRCLRGGSRGAEAAHLIGAMLGRAVTGWVQRAFQSTSIAAAAQPRHVAEHVTEPEQQECPVCSYNEWDPLEEVIVGRAENAHVPAFTVEVKANTYEKYWPFYQKYGGQSFPADHLKKAVAEIEEMCNILRHEGVNVRRPEPLDWSLEYKTPDFTSSGMYAAMPRDILLVVGNEIIEAPMAWRARFFEYRAYRPLIKEYFRNGAKWTTAPKPTMADELYDQEYPIRTVEDRHKLAAEGKFVTTEHEPCFDAADFIRAGRDLFVQRSQVTNYMGIEWMRRHLAPDYKVHIISFKDPNPMHIDATFNIIGPGLVLSNPDRPCRQIDMFHKAGWTIVKPPTPLIPDDHPLWMSSKWLSMNVLMLGEKRVMVDANEVTIQKMFENLGIKTIKVNIRHANSLGGGFHCWTTDVRRRGTLESYFH